A single genomic interval of Prunus dulcis chromosome 5, ALMONDv2, whole genome shotgun sequence harbors:
- the LOC117627131 gene encoding protein argonaute 1-like, with protein sequence MVRKRRTELPSGGESSESHEPSGGSGRGSQRAAERTPPQQQGGGSYQGGRGLGPQGGRGGYEGGRGGSYGGGRGGRGVPQQQQYGGPQEYQGRGRGGPTQQGGRGGYGGGRGSGGRGGPPSPGGPARPQFPELHQATPVPYQAGVTPQPAYEASSSSSSQPPEPSEVVVQFEDLSIEQETAPSQAIQPAAPAPSSKSVRFPLRPGKGSTGIRCTVKANHFFAELPDKDLHQYDVTITPEVTSRGVNRAVMEQLVKLYRESHLGKRLPAYDGRKSLYTAGPLPFLSKEFKIILIDEDDGPGGQRREREFRVVIKFAARADLHHLGLFLQGRQADAPQEALQVLDIVLRELPTSRYCPVGRSFYAPDLGRRQSLGEGLESWRGFYQSIRPTQMGLSLNIDMSSTAFIEPLPVIEFVTQLLNRDVTHRPLSDSDRVKIKKALRGVKVEVTHRGNMRRKYRISGLTSQATRELTFPVDERGTMKSVVEYFYETYGFVIQHTQWPCLQVGNQQRPNYLPMEVCKIVEGQRYSKRLNERQITALLKVTCQRPHDREQDIMRTVRHNAYHEDPYAKEFGIKISENLAQVEARILPPPWLKYHDTGREKDCLPQVGQWNMMNKKMVNGGKVNNWICINFSRTVQDSVARGFCSELAQMCYISGMAFNPEPVLPPFSARPDQVEKVLKTRYHDAMTKLRVQGKELDLLVVILPDNNGSLYGDLKRICETDLGLVSQCCLTKHVFRMSKQYLANVALKINVKVGGRNTVLVDALSRRIPLVSDRPTIIFGADVTHPHPGEDSSPSIAAVVASQDWPEITKYAGLVCAQAHRQELIQDLFKTWQDPARGTVSGGMIKELLISFRRATGQKPQRIIFYRDGVSEGQFYQVLLYELDAIRKACASLEPNYQPPVTFVVVQKRHHTRLFANNHHDRNTVDRSGNILPGTVVDSKICHPTEFDFYLCSHAGIQGTSRPAHYHVLWDENKFTADALQSLTNNLCYTYARCTRSVSIVPPAYYAHLAAFRARFYMEPETSDSGSMTSGAPGRGGMGARSTRAPGANAAVRPLPALKENVKRVMFYC encoded by the exons ATGGTGAGGAAGAGGAGAACTGAACTTCCTAGTGGAGGTGAAAGCTCTGAGTCGCATGAACCCTCTGGGGGTAGTGGTCGTGGTTCTCAGCGGGCTGCTGAAAGGACTCCACCACAACAACAGGGTGGAGGAAGCTACCAAGGTGGAAGGGGATTGGGCCCCCAGGGAGGACGTGGAGGCTATGAGGGAGGACGTGGAGGCAGCTATGGTGGGGGTCGTGGAGGCCGTGGAGTGCCACAACAGCAGCAGTATGGTGGGCCCCAAGAATATCAAGGCAGGGGAAGGGGAGGGCCGACTCAGCAAGGAGGTCGTGGAGGATATGGAGGTGGTCGTGGCAGTGGTGGTCGCGGAGGACCACCTTCTCCGGGTGGCCCAGCCAGACCACAATTCCCCGAGCTGCACCAAGCAACCCCAGTTCCTTATCAAGCTGGGGTCACCCCTCAGCCTGCGTATGAGGCGAGTTCGTCGTCATCGTCCCAGCCACCCGAGCCTTCAGAAGTGGTGGTGCAGTTTGAGGACCTTTCCATCGAGCAAGAGACTGCACCTTCACAGGCTATTCAACCTGCGGCGCCAGCGCCCTCAAGTAAGTCAGTCAGGTTCCCTCTTCGCCCTGGTAAGGGTAGCACCGGCATAAGGTGTACAGTCAAGGCAAACCATTTCTTTGCTGAACTGCCAGACAAAGATCTCCACCAATATGAT GTTACTATTACTCCAGAGGTCACATCGAGGGGTGTAAACCGTGCTGTGATGGAGCAGCTAGTGAAACTGTATAGGGAATCCCATCTTGGAAAGCGTCTTCCAGCTTATGATGGACGAAAGAGCCTGTATACTGCTGGACcacttccttttctttcaaagGAGTTCAAAATCATTCTCATTGATGAAGACGATGGACCAGGTGGACAGAG gagagagagggagttCAGAGTGGTCATCAAGTTTGCTGCACGCGCTGACCTGCACCATTTAGGTCTCTTTTTGCAAGGGAGGCAAGCTGATGCACCTCAGGAGGCGCTTCAGGTTCTGGACATTGTTCTACGTGAATTACCTACTTCTAG GTACTGTCCTGTGGGCCGTTCATTTTATGCCCCTGATTTGGGCAGAAGACAGTCACTTGGAGAGGGTTTGGAAAGTTGGCGCGGTTTCTATCAGAGTATTCGTCCAACTCAGATGGGGCTGTCTCTGAATATTG ATATGTCATCTACTGCCTTTATTGAGCCATTACCAGTTATTGAATTTGTAACTCAGCTACTGAATCGGGATGTTACACATAGGCCACTTTCCGATTCTGATCGTGTAAAG ATAAAAAAGGCTCTTCGTGGAGTCAAGGTTGAAGTAACACACCGAGGAAATATGCGCAGAAAATACCGTATATCTGGTTTAACGTCGCAGGCAACTAGAGAATTGAC TTTTCCCGTTGATGAAAGAGGAACTATGAAATCTGTTGTCGAGTACTTCTATGAAACCTATGGTTTTGTCATTCAACATACACAATGGCCTTGCCTTCAAGTTGGAAATCAGCAGCGGCCGAACTATTTACCCATGGAG GTTTGTAAAATTGTTGAAGGGCAGAGGTACTCTAAGAGATTGAATGAGAGGCAGATTACTGCTTTGCTTAAGGTGACCTGTCAGCGCCCTCACGACAGAGAACAAGATATCATGCGG ACTGTCCGTCATAATGCTTACCATGAAGATCCTTATGCAAAGGAATTTGGAATCAAAATTAGTGAGAATCTGGCTCAGGTTGAAGCTCGCATTCTTCCTCCACCCTGG CTTAAATATCATGATACTGGAAGGGAAAAGGATTGCTTGCCCCAAGTTGGACAATGGAACATGATGAATAAG AAAATGGTTAATGGGGGAAAAGTAAACAATTGGATTTGCATTAATTTCTCAAGGACTGTCCAAGACAGTGTGGCCCGTGGATTCTGTTCTGAACTTGCCCAAATGTGTTACATTTCTGGCATG GCTTTTAATCCAGAACCAGTTCTTCCACCATTCAGTGCTCGACCTGATCAGGTGGAGAAGGTCTTGAAAACTCGGTACCATGATGCGATGACTAAGCTTCGGGTCCAGGGCAAGGAGCTTGACTTGCTTGTTGTTATTTTGCCAGATAATAATGGTTCTCTTTATG GTGACTTGAAACGAATCTGTGAGACAGATCTTGGCCTGGTATCCCAGTGCTGTTTGACGAAACATGTATTTAGAATGAGTAAACAATATTTGGCAAATGTTGCATTGAAGATAAATGTAAAGGTTGGGGGAAGGAACACAGTGCTTGTTGATGCACTGTCAAGACGTATTCCCTTAGTCAGCGACCGGCCTACTATAATTTTTGGTGCTGATGTTACCCATCCTCATCCAGGGGAGGATTCAAGCCCATCAATTGCAGCT GTTGTGGCTTCTCAAGACTGGCCTGAGATTACTAAGTATGCTGGTTTGGTTTGTGCTCAAGCCCATCGCCAGGAGCTCATCCAAGATCTTTTTAAAACCTGGCAGGATCCTGCGAGGGGGACAGTATCTGGTGGAATGATAAA GGAACTGCTTATTTCATTTCGTAGAGCAACAGGGCAGAAGCCACAGCGCATCATATTTTACAG GGATGGTGTCAGTGAGGGGCAGTTCTACCAAGTTCTACTATATGAACTTGATGCAATTCGTAAG gcTTGTGCTTCATTGGAGCCAAACTATCAGCCTCCTGTGACTTTTGTTGTGGTTCAGAAACGTCATCATACAAGATTGTTTGCCAACAACCATCATGACCGCAATACAGTTGACAGGAGTGGGAATATCTTACCTG GTACGGTTGTGGACTCcaaaatctgtcatccaacaGAGTTTGACTTCTACCTGTGCAGTCATGCAGGAATTCAG GGTACAAGCCGTCCAGCTCATTACCATGTGTTGTGGGATGAAAACAAGTTTACAGCTGATGCACTGCAGTCACTGACAAATAATCTTTGCTATAC ATATGCAAGATGCACTCGTTCGGTTTCCATTG TTCCTCCCGCGTACTATGCCCATCTTGCTGCGTTTCGAGCTCGGTTCTACATGGAACCAGAGACATCAGACAGTGGATCGATGACAAGTGGTGCTCCTGGACGTGGGGGCATGGGTGCACGTAGCACACGGGCACCAGGTGCAAATGCTGCTGTGAGGCCTTTGCCAGCCCTCAAGGAAAATGTCAAAAGGGTTATGTTCTACTGTTAG